In Aspergillus luchuensis IFO 4308 DNA, chromosome 1, nearly complete sequence, the following are encoded in one genomic region:
- a CDS encoding uncharacterized protein (TransMembrane:1 (i72-99o)), with the protein MACTSSEAWACGFYFRLSLSPPYTIHFLFSSLSIQLAAHLDLPVGSGKGFFSVEQGIEQGRRKKKKKKTINAILRTSMAFFFPDLGAILLHGMIIWLHIDHSLE; encoded by the coding sequence ATGGCTTGTACTAGTTCTGAGGCTTGGGCTTGTGGGTTTTATTttcgtctctctctctcccccccttaTACTATccactttctcttttcttcgctGTCGATCCAGCTGGCTGCGCATCTTGATCTTCCCGTTGGTTCCGGAAAAGGATTTTTTTCTGTTGAGCAGGGAATCGAAcaaggaaggaggaagaagaagaaaaagaaaacaataaaCGCAATACTTCGCACAAGCatggctttttttttcccggaCTTAGGGGCGATCCTGCTGCATGGAATGATCATCTGGCTGCACATCGATCATTCTTTAGAGTAG
- a CDS encoding uncharacterized protein (COG:S;~EggNog:ENOG410Q2P0) translates to MGVSNPVKYVLRLSLFTNKRTEQQQQQQRQHRQHHSPSSTWKGKEIDFDPPIEVRWGAVQYPEDYAALTDGHAHMAVSAIDSHLGSSNNSSSSSSSSRSRSSGSSSRTGLVRIASWASLAGDRCRWTMEQERKLAIARSELARCQKAWSSEQELWIAQIEKLHEEKEAHEQFIHHRAKQQDEEQQHFRKSWIRRKSYEEQQQQQQQQQQQQQKQVAPTTQRTNSRLRRIRRMGS, encoded by the exons atgggAGTCAGCAATCCAGTCAAGTATGTCTTGCGCCTGTCCCTGTTCACCAACAAGCGaaccgagcagcagcaacaacaacaacgacaacatcgacaacatcactccccctcctctacctggaaagggaaagaaatcGACTTTGACCCGCCCATCGAGGTTCGCTGGGGCGCAGTACAGTACCCAGAGGACTATGCAGCATTGACCGATGGTCATGCCCACATGGCGGTGAGCGCAATCGACTCGCATCtgggcagcagcaacaacagcagcagtagcagcagcagtagccgcagcagaagcagcggtAGCAGTAGTCGGACGGGGTTGGTGCGCATCGCCAGCTGGGCTAGTCTGGCTGGAGATCGATGTCGGTGGACGATGGAACAGGAACGGAAATTAGCGATTGCGAGAAGCGAACTGGCTCGATGTCAAAAAGCTTGGAGTTCGGAGCAGGAATTGTGGATTGCTCAA ATTGAAAAGTTGCacgaggagaaagaagcccACGAACagttcatccaccaccgagCGAAACAACAGGacgaagagcagcagcattttCGCAAATCCTGGATTCGACGGAAGTCTTACgaagagcagcaacaacaacaacagcagcagcaacaacagcagcagaaacaggTTGCTCCAACTACGCAGAGGACTAATAGTCGATTGCGGCGGATACGGCGCATGGGATCATAG
- a CDS encoding putative AT DNA binding protein (COG:L;~EggNog:ENOG410PW8Z;~InterPro:IPR017956;~go_function: GO:0003677 - DNA binding [Evidence IEA]): MSSRTSSSSPDILGPPGDADYLISSPFVPFSGRQSFMSPANFRLLQSPRTAKGKRRSRVSLSPSKNAHSIKFNDVVLPASPTTKLNGQRGGMSPDKGPADGNVSPWRIRVTLEATQDEETNQGSPSRKRLKPSTTTMKVPLKDDTEQTPRRRRGRPRKSDIWLQDATPRGGSPGHTPGPGNTPGPGHTPGPGHTPGPGGTGQKRKRGRPRKSAPALDVVEPSEQQVENQEIEQEAPIEPEQRWSPLNLAADPGSDDDIGGDQGLEFNDDFGYGDRLELPDSAVRDETGPRVTFEQTFDTPNVDHVDQGFTENDEYNLHSTPSKMPSPTRDTSIISPANTLHAGRTPRPSRLYPTPTSSSAAEEDKTEQAQKTSATYDKDHLESGARPSADPTEEHREFDSIMESEGFSMVSLDTLPSAKQHEIKSASHSHAAKSSLKPFLERESNGVLKRRASAVQNQQEDNLVRKPRSDSKQRKQSPAQLFRQSSEANAHLDRPSSQDRLEPSRVMPGSTAISSESTFTGQKRGLLTRFVRIVRAGLALEGPLRNSEEKQSSYQSNSGRLGFSGDPDSMLDTSRKRLEHVFGDLTPRVQQELQAGLAFGQELAKRRIEREMEQRRQMELETARNTVRETREWSGSSSPQQTPPKATDYGTPGTFMKRRMEEWQREREAISREIQMANSSQVIVIDSDDNDQSNIQDGMYEDGDELEYAAEPVQDDQDDDAHVEAERLDGEDEDDGYEDIWQQEARSQGNQSDHSSLLEDDQDGEHLRQDGSSPWKSGWTPARNQNGKILSPAHWTNERETVPFLGRSRVKQLQEQEVDLTALYRAQDTPKRRHYYYGKSSPPSSAIRGSVGRSPASVVQEEHYEHDFNQDQQSEGYVESSPRRDSEDETFQIDPTTRLEMARQRQDPGMEVNKIGGMSDAVTSERQTAPEVGDITPARPRHASPGSQASSWFQKITNFTPGWLRAPKFEQQGRGLENPSGDEDEEPPAVESAHDGYDNEDYGDDEVNWGDLGETPRPTRFEEPEDGKQSFASSHSFQADDDAHASLDERGDREEVAEGRASREQSPSSFSLYFSDDHYRLLHRLYRSAKLYPERFPYHPAPGRSDMIGDWIWTSDGVYGVPVTELQFGIVDRFAQQLSQADSQAGGTGQIPWTEADVHRRLISIIIGEQIRQDQRERRLHEDQLREEYPRSRDTAYGTWRI, encoded by the coding sequence ATGTCCTCACGCACCTCCAGTTCTTCTCCGGACATTCTTGGGCCACCTGGCGACGCCGATTATTTGATCTCCTCCCCATTTGTCCCCTTCTCCGGTCGCCAAAGCTTCATGTCGCCCGCCAACTTCCGCCTCCTGCAAAGTCCGCGGACAGCGAAGGGCAAAAGGCGGTCGCGTGTGAGTTTGAGCCCTTCGAAAAACGCCCACTCCATAAAGTTCAATGACGTTGTGCTACCTGCCTCCCCGACGACGAAACTGAACGGCCAGCGCGGTGGAATGTCTCCCGATAAGGGTCCGGCCGACGGGAATGTCAGTCCGTGGAGGATCCGGGTAACGCTCGAAGCGACACAAGATGAAGAAACGAACCAAGGCAGCCCTTCGCGAAAACGGTTGAAGCCATCAACGACAACGATGAAAGTACCCCTCAAAGACGATACAGAACAGACTCCACGCAGACGCAGAGGTCGCCCAAGGAAGTCGGACATTTGGTTGCAGGATGCGACTCCTCGCGGAGGTAGTCCAGGACATACCCCGGGTCCAGGAAATACACCAGGCCCTGGACATACCCCGGGCCCAGGGCATACTCCGGGTCCTGGGGGGACAGgtcagaagagaaagcgagGCCGGCCGAGGAAAAGCGCACCGGCGCTCGATGTGGTAGAACCAAGCGAACAGCAGGTGGAGAACCAAGAGATTGAACAAGAGGCGCCGATAGAGCCCGAGCAGAGATGGAGTCCGTTGAATTTGGCAGCAGACCCGGGATCCGACGATGACATTGGGGGGGATCAAGGACTCGAATTCAATGACGATTTTGGTTATGGCGACCGATTGGAACTACCTGATTCCGCTGTCCGCGATGAGACTGGTCCCCGGGTGACATTTGAGCAAACTTTTGACACTCCAAATGTTGACCATGTCGACCAAGGATTTACGGAGAACGACGAGTATAACCTACATTCAACACCTTCCAAAATGCCATCCCCAACCCGCGATACCTCGATTATCTCGCCAGCGAACACATTGCATGCCGGCCGCACCCCGAGACCTTCACGCCTTTACCCCACAccaacctcatcatctgcagcggaagaagataaGACAGAGCAGGCTCAGAAAACTAGTGCTACCTATGATAAGGATCACCTTGAGAGCGGGGCACGCCCCAGCGCAGATCCGACCGAGGAACACAGGGAATTTGACTCTATAATGGAAAGTGAAGGGTTCAGCATGGTCTCGCTGGATACATTGCCATCTGCTAAACAACATGAGATCAAGAGCGCGAGCCACTCCCACGCCGCCAAGAGTTCTCTAAAGCCTTTCTTAGAACGGGAATCAAATGGCGTCTTGAAGCGAAGAGCCTCGGCGGTCCAGAATCAACAAGAGGACAATCTTGTTCGGAAGCCCCGGTCGGACTCTAAGCAGCGGAAACAGTCACCAGCCCAGCTGTTCCGCCAGTCAAGCGAGGCCAATGCCCACTTAGACCGTCCATCATCCCAAGACAGGCTCGAACCTTCCAGAGTCATGCCCGGATCGACGGCGATATCATCTGAGTCGACTTTTACTGGACAAAAGCGGGGGCTGTTGACTAGGTTCGTCAGGATAGTTCGTGCAGGCTTAGCTCTCGAAGGGCCTCTTAGAAActcagaagagaagcaatCTTCGTACCAGTCAAACTCAGGAAGGCTTGGCTTCTCGGGTGATCCAGATTCTATGCTGGATACGTCTAGGAAAAGGCTGGAACATGTTTTTGGTGACTTGACCCCACGAGTACAACAAGAGCTGCAGGCAGGCTTGGCATTTGGGCAGGAACTCGCGAAGAGGCGGATCGAGAGAGAAATGGAACAACGCAGACAAATGGAGTTGGAGACTGCAAGAAACACTGTTCGGGAGACCAGGGAATGGAGTGGCTCCAGTTCACCACAGCAAACACCGCCTAAGGCTACCGACTATGGCACACCGGGCACGTTTATGAAACGGCGGATGGAAGAATGGCAACGGGAAAGGGAAGCTATCAGTCGAGAGATCCAGATGGCAAACTCTAGCCAGGTTATCGTCATTGACAGCGACGATAATGATCAGTCGAATATACAAGATGGCATGTATGAAGACGGCGATGAGCTAGAGTACGCGGCGGAACCCGTTCAAGACGATCAAGATGACGACGCCCACGTAGAGGCCGAGCGCCTAGAtggggaagacgaggatgatggctacGAAGATATTTGGCAGCAAGAAGCTCGCAGTCAAGGCAACCAATCAGATCACTCTTCACTACTTGAGGATGACCAGGATGGTGAGCACCTTAGGCAGGATGGGTCTAGCCCGTGGAAGAGTGGCTGGACTCCTGCTCGGAATCAGAATGGCAAGATCTTATCGCCGGCTCATTGGACAAACGAGCGGGAGACTGTGCCATTCTTGGGCCGGTCGAGGGTCAAGCAGTTACAGGAGCAAGAAGTTGATTTGACGGCTCTGTACCGTGCCCAGGACACACCAAAGCGtcgccactactactatgggAAAAGCAGTCCGCCGAGCAGTGCAATACGAGGCTCTGTAGGCCGTTCGCCAGCTTCTGTGGTACAAGAGGAGCACTATGAGCATGATTTCAACCAGGATCAACAGTCAGAGGGCTACGTGGAGTCCAGCCCTCGCCGGGACTCGGAGGATGAAACATTCCAGATCGATCCCACAACCAGATTGGAGATGGCTAGACAACGCCAAGACCCTGGGATGGAAGTCAACAAGATTGGGGGGATGTCAGATGCCGTTACATCCGAGAGACAAACTGCTCCAGAGGTGGGAGACATCACGCCGGCACGTCCACGGCATGCAAGCCCTGGCAGTCAAGCATCATCCTGGTTCCAGAAAATCACTAATTTCACGCCTGGTTGGCTCAGAGCACCGAAGTTTGAACAGCAAGGGCGGGGTTTGGAAAACCCTTCgggcgacgaagatgaggaaccGCCCGCCGTTGAGTCAGCGCATGATGGATATGATAATGAGGATTACGGCGACGATGAAGTCAACTGGGGAGACTTAGGGGAAACCCCACGACCTACTCGATTTGAAGAGCCAGAAGATGGGAAACAGAGTTTCGCTAGTTCCCATTCTTTCCAAGCGGACGACGATGCGCACGCTTCACTGGACGAGAGGGGTGACAGAGAAGAAGTAGCGGAGGGGCGGGCTTCACGAGAGCAAtcgccctcttccttttccttgtaCTTTTCCGATGATCACTATCGCCTGCTGCATCGCCTCTATCGCTCGGCAAAACTGTATCCTGAACGCTTCCCTTACCATCCGGCGCCTGGTCGCTCCGATATGATTGGCGACTGGATCTGGACCTCGGATGGAGTCTACGGAGTGCCAGTCACAGAGCTTCAGTTTGGCATAGTTGATAGATTCGCGCAGCAGCTATCCCAAGCTGATTCACAGGCCGGCGGAACGGGTCAGATTCCCTGGACGGAGGCTGACGTTCACAGAAGATTGATCAGTATCATTATCGGGGAACAGATCAGACAAGaccagagggagaggaggctcCACGAGGATCAACTGAGGGAAGAGTATCCGCGAAGCAGGGACACAGCATACGGGACGTGGCGCATATGA
- a CDS encoding aldose epimerase family protein (COG:G;~EggNog:ENOG410Q2XP;~InterPro:IPR014718,IPR008183,IPR011013;~PFAM:PF01263;~SECRETED:SignalP(1-23);~go_function: GO:0003824 - catalytic activity [Evidence IEA];~go_function: GO:0016853 - isomerase activity [Evidence IEA];~go_function: GO:0030246 - carbohydrate binding [Evidence IEA];~go_process: GO:0005975 - carbohydrate metabolic process [Evidence IEA]) gives MHVRSYLSAVLYGLPALTQVAAAKSTGDPFQLYTISAENITAKLIPYGARLTSLLVPDRDGNFQDVVVGYDDPKQYLKDSETNHTFFGAVVGRYANRIKNGTFSIGSDVYHIPENENDGEDTLHGGTVGYDQRNWTVTAYSNSSITFTLVDRAFEDFPGDVITHATFSVQTKVTPENPQGLPQLTTKLVSLALTETTPIMLANHIYWNLNAFKDETVLEDTWLQLPLSKRLIGTDGILIPNGTILDVDVYDSAPDFVSGKLVGQDIAKADGLCGDDCTGYDNCFIVDRPPQYAARNSIVPIVHMNSSTTGISLDVATNQQALQIYSCNGQNGTIPVKQSQVQRNKAEGVDGAEYVNQHGCIVIETEGWIDGINNPQWGQLSDQIYSPETGPAVNWATYQFGTV, from the coding sequence ATGCACGTTAGAAGCTACCTGTCTGCCGTCCTGTACGGCCTGCCAGCACTGACCCaagttgctgctgccaagTCCACAGGGGACCCTTTCCAACTCTACACCATCAGCGCAGAGAACATCACAGCCAAGCTCATCCCCTACGGAGCACGCTTGACTTCTCTCCTCGTCCCTGACCGCGACGGCAACTTCCAGGATGTCGTCGTAGGCTACGACGACCCCAAGCAGTATCTTAAGGACTCCGAGACCAACCACACCTTCTTCGGTGCCGTCGTCGGCCGATACGCCAACCGCATTAAGAACGGCACGTTCTCGATCGGTTCAGATGTGTACCATATCCCCGAGAACGAAAATGACGGTGAAGACACGCTCCACGGAGGTACCGTTGGCTACGACCAGCGCAACTGGACCGTAACCGCGTACAGCAATTCCTCCATCACATTCACCCTGGTTGACCGTGCCTTCGAAGACTTCCCCGGAGACGTCATCACCCATGCCACATTCAGCGTGCAAACCAAAGTCACCCCCGAGAACCCCCAAGGTCTCCCTCAATTGACCACCAAACTCGTCTCTCTTGCCCTGACCGAGACAACCCCAATCATGCTGGCCAACCACATCTACTGGAACCTGAACGCCTTCAAGGATGAGACCGTCCTCGAAGACACCTGGCTCCAGCTGCCACTCTCCAAGCGCCTCATCGGCACAGACGGCATCCTAATCCCCAACGGCACCATCCTCGACGTCGACGTCTACGACAGCGCCCCGGACTTCGTCTCCGGCAAACTCGTCGGCCAAGACATCGCGAAAGCCGACGGACTCTGCGGCGATGACTGCACCGGCTATGACAACTGCTTCATCGTAGATCGTCCTCCTCAATACGCAGCTCGTAACTCCATCGTCCCGATCGTCCACATGAACTCCAGCACCACCGGAATCAGCCTCGACGTCGCTACCAACCAGCAAGCTCTCCAGATCTACTCTTGCAACGGCCAGAACGGCACCATCCCCGTCAAGCAATCGCAAGTCCAGCGCAACAAGGCCGAGGGTGTCGATGGCGCTGAATACGTCAACCAGCATGGTTGCATTGTCATTGAGACTGAGGGCTGGATTGACGGTATTAACAACCCTCAGTGGGGTCAATTGTCGGACCAGATCTATTCTCCTGAGACAGGGCCCGCTGTTAACTGGGCTACTTACCAGTTTGGTACTGTGTAA
- a CDS encoding putative actin-related protein RO7 (COG:Z;~EggNog:ENOG410PHP7;~InterPro:IPR043129,IPR004000,IPR027127;~PFAM:PF00022), translating to MTSTSSTSAFDDRRPISMSFRHSQSGRPDSPHTPQHHLRSNNSSFASTSSASTSFRGEEDAIIFEFGARWLRAGFEGESTPMCVVGCGPEESRRVGDYRGWLRSNETDSSRSQPVKADEWAGAYELWKMDVRDMDMALIDDKIERMFRETYNKYLLTDAGTSRLVLVLPSIMPHPLLSSLLSTLFSRWRFPSITLLTSAPMAVVAAGLRSGLVVDIGWAETIVSGIYEYREMAVKRSTRAMKSLLQETGRFLTRLSDDSGAAQSADEISVHYELCEEIASRFLWCKPKAASHGSTATPQQQPAEAREEHSGAADQHTTSHSDATVSLPSPSGSGSTYIDLPFSKLAEPVEKVLFAEGLADCELDDEEKPLPLLVYHALLSLPPDVRGTCMSRIIFIGGGSNIPGVRQRILQDVAFLVEKYGWSPVRGKVIEQQRQKLESLRLSQPTKPTVTKQEDENETPDAAAARSTPDAQAEEEIDPIEQKIRRNNKDKDTHPPVQGVLREVESLGPWAGASLLTSLKVRGLVEIEREKYLQHGLAGASRDLEHGHAPDRRSGLRTGGDRSSWTLAGWG from the coding sequence ATGACAAgtacatcctccacctccgctTTCGACGATAGGCGACCCATATCCATGAGCTTCCGTCACAGCCAATCTGGGAGACCTGATTCACCCCATACGCCCCAACATCACCTCCGTTCCAACAATTCTTCCTTTGCAagcacctcctccgcaaGCACATCGTTtcgcggagaagaagatgctaTCATCTTCGAATTCGGGGCAAGATGGCTTCGGGCAGGGTTTGAGGGGGAAAGCACTCCAATGTGTGTGGTTGGATGCGGTCCAGAGGAGTCGAGAAGGGTTGGCGATTACAGAGGGTGGTTGAGAAGCAACGAGACGGACTCATCACGCTCGCAACCAGTCAAAGCTGACGAATGGGCTGGTGCATATGAACTCTGGAAGATGGATGTACGCGATATGGATATGGCACTCATTGATGACAAGATTGAGCGCATGTTTCGCGAGACCTACAATAAATACCTGTTGACAGATGCGGGAACATCACgactggttctggttcttccGTCtatcatgccacaccctctccTATCATCGCTTTTGTCAACCCTGTTTAGCCGATGGCGATTTCCAAGCATCACTCTTTTAACCAGTGCTCCTATGGCCGTGGTCGCAGCTGGGCTGCGTTCAGGCTTAGTAGTGGATATTGGATGGGCGGAAACCATTGTTAGCGGTATCTACGAATACAGAGAGATGGCAGTCAAGCGCAGCACGAGGGCTATGAAGTCCCTACTGCAGGAAACTGGACGGTTCCTGACACGACTCTCCGATGACAGCGGGGCCGCGCAATCGGCGGACGAAATCTCCGTTCATTATGAGCTCTGCGAAGAGATTGCTAGTCGATTCTTGTGGTGCAAGCCCAAGGCGGCTTCCCACGGCTCCACGGCGACAccgcagcaacagccagCCGAGGCTCGAGAGGAGCATTCTGGAGCGGCTGACCAACACACTACTTCACACTCAGATGCAACGGTGTCGCTTCCCTCTCCGTCAGGTTCAGGATCAACCTACATCGACCTTCCTTTCTCTAAGCTCGCGGAACCGGTGGAAAAGGTTCTCTTTGCGGAGGGCTTAGCCGATTGCGAGTTGGACGACGAGGAAAAACCGTTGCCGTTGTTGGTGTATCATGCCCTGCTTAGCCTGCCTCCCGATGTGCGTGGCACGTGCATGTCGCGTATTATTTTCATTGGTGGAGGCTCCAATATCCCTGGTGTCCGACAGCGCATCCTCCAGGACGTGGCGTTCCTGGTGGAAAAGTATGGCTGGTCACCTGTCCGCGGCAAGGTTATCGAGCAGCAACGCCAAAAGCTTGAGAGCCTAAGACTCTCTCAACCAACCAAGCCGACTGTCACAAAGCAGGAGGATGAAAACGAGACCCccgatgctgctgctgcgcgaTCAACTCCAGATGcacaagcagaagaagagatcgacCCCATCGAGCAAAAGATCCGTCGTAATAACAAAGACAAGGATACTCACCCGCCGGTCCAAGGTGTCCTGCGGGAGGTAGAATCCCTTGGACCCTGGGCAGGAGCCAGCCTTCTCACGAGTCTCAAGGTCCGGGGCTTAGTCGAGATTGAGCGGGAAAAATACCTCCAACATGGCCTCGCAGGAGCTAGTCGGGATCTGGAGCATGGGCATGCTCCTGATAGGCGCTCGGGGTTACGCACGGGAGGCGACCGGTCTAGTTGGActttggctggctggggttGA
- a CDS encoding crossover junction endodeoxyribonuclease (COG:S;~EggNog:ENOG410QE0J;~InterPro:IPR041177,IPR006086,IPR006084,IPR006085, IPR029060,IPR036279,IPR037316;~PFAM:PF18380,PF00867,PF00752;~go_function: GO:0004518 - nuclease activity [Evidence IEA];~go_function: GO:0008821 - crossover junction endodeoxyribonuclease activity [Evidence IEA]) — translation MGIPGLIHAIGAGERISLSRLAITHLERTARPIRIAVDISIWLFQVQAGRGGRNPELRTLFYRLLKILALPIHPLFVYDGKNKPPFKRGKAVSSRSYGSAPIIRLSKILVDLFKFPRHEAPGEAEAECARLQRAGVVDAVMTNDVDALMFGSTFTVMGFSKESGSSTGAATHVTCYRMNTAGDPSSVKLDRAGMILFAMLSGGDYLPSGVPKCGSKLAGEIAKAGFGADLLEILESDGAELDARLSDWRERLQYELEENESGYFQTKHKVVRIPDTFPDRTILSYYANPVVSSTSEIRALQHNLSNAWDKDIDVVELRRFAADAFEWNYRSGARKVTRLLSEPLLSYRLRLGRQASAFPANFPTLSNSNTPMLQKIYKSRSSYSTDGLTEFQLDMIPVDIVGLDILADEPNPPLPSQESTVSGDEEEELEDNVVSVPQSPVKKRVVKRYDPYASEKVWVFETLATIGLPEVVKNWEREQAEKSAPKKTATRKTGPRKKGPIDPNMKRGSILKYGTLTKERTEISRHKSAQLLEAAVSAKATAVPSLSSSPAAID, via the exons ATGGGGATTCCGGG GCTGATCCATGCCATCGGCGCTGGTGAACGTATTTCCTTGTCAAGATTGGCCATAACCCATTTGGAGCGCACAGCTAGGCCTATTCGTATTGCCGTGGACATCTCGATATGGCTGTTCCAAGTGCAAGCTGGCCGCGGTGGTCGGAACCCCGAGCTACGAACGTTGTTTTACAGACTATTGAAGATTTTGGCGCTTCCAATCCATCCTCTTTTTGTATATGATGGCAAGAACAAGCCGCCTTTCAAGAGAGGCAAAGCCGTGTCAAGTCGCAGTTACGGAAGTGCACCAATCATTCGGCTCTCTAAGATCTTAGTCGATCTGTTCAAATTTCCGCGTCACGAGGCGCCAGGAGAGGCAGAAGCAGAGTGTGCAAGACTGCAAAGAGCAGGAGTTGTTGATGCAGTCATGACTAATGACGTTGACGCTCTTATGTTTGGCTCAACATTTACCGTCATGGGCTTTTCCAAAGAaagtggcagcagcaccggGGCTGCAACACATGTTACCTGCTATCGCATGAACACCGCTGGTGATCCTTCGAGTGTGAAGCTTGATCGTGCAGGCATGATCTTGTTTGCCATGTTGAGTGGGGGTGATTACTTGCCATCGGGAGTCCCTAAATGCGGTAGCAAGCTCGCTGGCGAGATTGCCAAAGCTGGCTTTGGCGCAGATCTTCTGGAAATCCTTGAGTCAGATGGCGCCGAGCTCGATGCCAGATTAAGTGATTGGAGAGAACGACTCCAGTATGAGTTGGAAGAAAACGAAAGTGGTTACTTCCAGACCAAGCACAAGGTTGTCCGAATTCCCGACACTTTTCCTGATCGGACGATTCTGTCATATTATGCGAATCCTGTGGTTTCTTCGACGAGCGAAATCAGAGCCCTTCAGCACAACCTCTCAAATGCTTGGGACAAGGACATAGACGTTGTCGAACTGAGGAGATTTGCTGCCGACGCCTTTGAGTGGAATTACCGCTCTGGGGCTAGAAAAGTGACCAGATTACTTTCTGAGCCGCTTCTGTCCTACCGACTACGCCTTGGAAGACAAGCATCAGCATTTCCCGCGAATTTCCCTACGTTGTCGAACAGCAACACCCCGATGCTgcaaaagatatataaaagcaGATCTAGCTATAGTACCGACGGCTTGACGGAATTCCAGCTAGATATGATCCCTGTCGACATTGTTGGCTTGGACATTCTTGCGGATGAGCCAAatcctccacttccttctcaagAGTCGACGGTCTCAggggacgaggaagaggagctggaggataATGTGGTATCGGTGCCTCAATCCCCGGTAAAGAAACGTGTCGTAAAGCGCTATGATCCTTATGCCTCTGAAAAGGTGTGGGTCTTCGAAACCCTAGCCACGATAGGTCTCCCAGAAGTCGTGAAGAACTGGGAACGAGAGCAAGCTGAGAAGTCGGCACCGAAGAAAACAGCGACGCGAAAGACAGGGCCTAGGAAAAAAGGGCCCATAGACCCGAACATGAAGCGAGGTAGCATCTTGAAATATGGTACCCTCACGAAGGAGCGAACCGAAATATCCCGCCACAAAAGTGCGCAGCTCTTAGAGGCAGCAGTCTCGGCCAAAGCAACTGCTGTACCCAGCCTGTCGAGTTCCC cagcagccattgaCTGA
- a CDS encoding uncharacterized protein (COG:S;~EggNog:ENOG410QE0J), with protein MRKGDATDDKKSALRSISPNHAGRQDASKPRRKGDKLKSTCEVDELQQAISSIALDDAQSRKDATEPICLDDTGPMPRRSSRQKKVYNTRSGPTEAAERIARPSPSVENGEPVLVSEEDNAVDTRKRRDRENPSSRTQTSSSACEPTELKPRKGKSSEKPDDCPSTVSHIESVVVHDGFWTTDTSSNTGSAEAASTTDTRTSRGKKKRIARVSILDLT; from the coding sequence ATGCGGAAAGGGGATGCGACAGACGACAAGAAGTCTGCACTTCGTTCGATATCTCCTAACCATGCAGGCCGCCAAGATGCATCGAAGCCCCGGCGCAAAGGAGACAAACTGAAGTCTACTTGTGAGGTTGATGAACTACAACAAGCGATATCTTCCATAGCATTGGATGACGCACAATCGCGCAAGGACGCCACAGAACCCATATGCCTAGATGATACTGGGCCCATGCCTCGAAGAAGCTCGCGCCAGAAGAAGGTGTATAACACCAGGTCTGGCCCTACTGAGGCCGCTGAGCGCATAGCCCGCCCTTCGCCTTCTGTGGAGAACGGCGAGCCTGTCTTGGTatcagaagaagataatgcTGTAGATACAAGAAAGCGCCGGGATCGTGAGAATCCCTCGAGTCGAACACAAACATCGTCCTCAGCGTGCGAGCCCACGGAGCTCAAGCCTCGGAAAGGCAAATCTTCTGAAAAGCCAGACGACTGTCCATCGACAGTCTCACACATTGAATCTGTTGTTGTACACGACGGGTTCTGGACGACAGACACTAGCTCAAATACAGGATCTGCAGAAGCTGCAAGTACGACTGACACTCGAACCAGTCGCGGCAAGAAAAAGCGGATCGCCCGTGTGAGCATCTTGGACTTGACCTGA